From the Labrus mixtus chromosome 17, fLabMix1.1, whole genome shotgun sequence genome, one window contains:
- the sppl3 gene encoding signal peptide peptidase-like 3 isoform X2 translates to MAEQGYSSWAYSLVDSSQVSTFLISILLIVYGSFRSLNMDCENQEKDKDGNPTATGAFNNSIQTIDSTQALFLPIGASVSLLVMFFFFDSVQVVFTICTAVLATIAFAFLLLPMCQYLTRPCSPQNKISFGCCGRFTLAELLSFSLSVMLVLIWVLTGHWLLMDALAMGLCVAMIAFVRLPSLKVSCLLLSGLLIYDVFWVFFSAYIFNSNVMVKVATQPAENPIDVLSRKLHLGPGMGRDVPRLSLPGKLVFPSSTGSHFSMLGIGDIVMPGLLLCFVLRYDNYKKQANGEVPGPVSGRMQRVSYFHCTLIGYFVGLLTATVASRIHRAAQPALLYLVPFTLLPLLTMAYLKGDLRRMWSEPFHTKTSSSRFLEV, encoded by the exons GGCGTACTCCCTAGTTGACTCCAGCCAGGTGTCCACCTTCCTCATCTCCATCCTCCTCATTGTCTACGGCAGCTTCAG gtcATTGAACATGGACTGTGAGAACCAGGAGAAGGATAAAGACGGGAACCCGACAGCAACAGGGGCTTTTAATAACA GTATTCAGACTATAGACTCCACACAGGCCCTGTTCCTGCCCATAGGAGCCTCCGTGTCTCTGCTagtcatgttcttcttctttgactcTGTACAAGTGGTCTTCACAATCTGCACTGCAG tTCTTGCAACAATTGCATTTGCATTCCTGTTGTTGCCAATGTGCCAGTATTTGACCAGACCCTGCTCCCCACAGAACAA GATTTCTTTCGGCTGCTGTGGGCGTTTCACTCTGGCTGAGCTCCTGtccttctccctctccgtcATGTTAGTGCTCATCTGGGTACTGACTGGACACTGGCTTCTCATGGACG CTTTAGCCATGGGCTTGTGTGTCGCCATGATAGCCTTCGTGCGGCTTCCCAGTTTGAAGGTGTCCTGCCTGCTGCTGTCCGGACTGCTCATTTATGACGTGTTCTGG GTGTTCTTCTCAGCCTACATCTTCAACAGTAATGTGATGGTCAAAGTCGCCACCCAACCTGCTGAAAATCCCATAGACGTCCTGTCCAGGAAGCTTCACCTGGGGCCGGGGATGGGCCGTGACGTCCCCCGCCTCTCCTTACCTGGAAAATTGGTCTTCCCTAG CTCCACAGGAAGTCACTTCTCCATGCTGGGAATAGGAGACATCGTGATGCCGGGGCTACTGTTATGCTTCGTCCTGCGTTATGACAACTACAAAAAGCAAGCCAATGGGGAAGTCCCAGGACCCGTGTCCGGACGCATGCAGCGAGTCTCCTATTTCCACTGCACTCTCATCGGATACTTTGTGG GTCTGCTTACTGCCACTGTGGCCTCCAGGATCCATCGCGCTGCTCAGCCCGCTCTGCTCTACCTGGTGCCCTTCACCCTGCTGCCTCTGCTCACTATGGCCTACCTGAAG GGGGATTTGCGGCGCATGTGGTCCGAGCCCTTCCACACCAAGACCAGCAGCTCTCGCTTCCTTGAGGTATGA
- the sppl3 gene encoding signal peptide peptidase-like 3 isoform X1, whose amino-acid sequence MAEQGYSSWAYSLVDSSQVSTFLISILLIVYGSFRSLNMDCENQEKDKDGNPTATGAFNNSNTNNSIQTIDSTQALFLPIGASVSLLVMFFFFDSVQVVFTICTAVLATIAFAFLLLPMCQYLTRPCSPQNKISFGCCGRFTLAELLSFSLSVMLVLIWVLTGHWLLMDALAMGLCVAMIAFVRLPSLKVSCLLLSGLLIYDVFWVFFSAYIFNSNVMVKVATQPAENPIDVLSRKLHLGPGMGRDVPRLSLPGKLVFPSSTGSHFSMLGIGDIVMPGLLLCFVLRYDNYKKQANGEVPGPVSGRMQRVSYFHCTLIGYFVGLLTATVASRIHRAAQPALLYLVPFTLLPLLTMAYLKGDLRRMWSEPFHTKTSSSRFLEV is encoded by the exons GGCGTACTCCCTAGTTGACTCCAGCCAGGTGTCCACCTTCCTCATCTCCATCCTCCTCATTGTCTACGGCAGCTTCAG gtcATTGAACATGGACTGTGAGAACCAGGAGAAGGATAAAGACGGGAACCCGACAGCAACAGGGGCTTTTAATAACAGTAACACAAACAACA GTATTCAGACTATAGACTCCACACAGGCCCTGTTCCTGCCCATAGGAGCCTCCGTGTCTCTGCTagtcatgttcttcttctttgactcTGTACAAGTGGTCTTCACAATCTGCACTGCAG tTCTTGCAACAATTGCATTTGCATTCCTGTTGTTGCCAATGTGCCAGTATTTGACCAGACCCTGCTCCCCACAGAACAA GATTTCTTTCGGCTGCTGTGGGCGTTTCACTCTGGCTGAGCTCCTGtccttctccctctccgtcATGTTAGTGCTCATCTGGGTACTGACTGGACACTGGCTTCTCATGGACG CTTTAGCCATGGGCTTGTGTGTCGCCATGATAGCCTTCGTGCGGCTTCCCAGTTTGAAGGTGTCCTGCCTGCTGCTGTCCGGACTGCTCATTTATGACGTGTTCTGG GTGTTCTTCTCAGCCTACATCTTCAACAGTAATGTGATGGTCAAAGTCGCCACCCAACCTGCTGAAAATCCCATAGACGTCCTGTCCAGGAAGCTTCACCTGGGGCCGGGGATGGGCCGTGACGTCCCCCGCCTCTCCTTACCTGGAAAATTGGTCTTCCCTAG CTCCACAGGAAGTCACTTCTCCATGCTGGGAATAGGAGACATCGTGATGCCGGGGCTACTGTTATGCTTCGTCCTGCGTTATGACAACTACAAAAAGCAAGCCAATGGGGAAGTCCCAGGACCCGTGTCCGGACGCATGCAGCGAGTCTCCTATTTCCACTGCACTCTCATCGGATACTTTGTGG GTCTGCTTACTGCCACTGTGGCCTCCAGGATCCATCGCGCTGCTCAGCCCGCTCTGCTCTACCTGGTGCCCTTCACCCTGCTGCCTCTGCTCACTATGGCCTACCTGAAG GGGGATTTGCGGCGCATGTGGTCCGAGCCCTTCCACACCAAGACCAGCAGCTCTCGCTTCCTTGAGGTATGA